The following nucleotide sequence is from Streptomyces leeuwenhoekii.
GCCGGGGTGATCCAGCGCGTCAACCTCGACCAGGTGCCGCACGAGATCACCGCCCATTTCCCGCGCTCGGGCCGGCGGTTCTTCGACCGTCTGCGGTACGCCACCGCCTACCGCGAGACGGTCGGCATCACCGAGGCGCCGGTCGCCGCCGACGGGGTCCTGGCGGCCACGCCCGCCTACACCCTGGAGGCGCGGAAGCTGTCCCACCCCGTCGAGTCCTACGGCTACCGGCTCGTCGAGCCCGACGGGCGCCGCATGCTGCCCGAGCGGCTGGCCGCGCACGGCATCAAGGGCCCGGACGTGGGCCGCCTCCAGCGCGAGGGGGCGCTCGGCGGGGTGACGCTGGAGGACGTCAGCGAGGTGCGGCGCGGCCAGCGGTTCGCGTTCGTCATGGACACCCGGCTGTGCGACGGCGTGCACGCGCTGGCCGAGGGCTGCGACCTGCTCGTCATCGAGTCGACCTTCCTCGACGAGGACGAGCCGCTCGCGGTCGAGCACGGGCACCTGACCGCCGGGCAGGCGGCGCGGGCCGCCCGGGACGCCGGGGTGCGGCACCTGGTCCTGACCCACTTCAGCCAGCGCTACACGGACCCGGAGGAGTTCGAGCGGCAGGCGCGGGCGGCCGGGTACGAGGGCGAGCTGACGGTGGCGCGCGATCTGCTGCGGGTGCCGGTTCCGAAACGTCGGTGAGACGGCCGTACCATTCTCTGATGCCCCTGCCCAAAGCTGAACTGCACCTGCACATCGAAGGCACGCTGGAGCCCGAGCTGGCCTTCGAGCTGGCCGCGCGCAACGGCGTGCCGCTGCCGTACGCCGACACCGGCGAGCTGCGCGAGGCGTACCGGTTCGAGGACCTCCAGTCCTTCCTGAACCTGTACTACGAGCTGATGGCCGTCCTGCGCACCGAGCGCGACTTCGAGGAGCTCGCCGACGCCTATCTCGCCCGCGCCGCCGCGCAGGGCGTGCGGCACGCGGAGATCTTCTTCGACCCGCAGGCCCACCTCTCCCGCGGCGTCGCCATGGGCACCGTCGTCGAGGGGCTGTGGCGGGCGCTGGGCCGCAGCGAGGACAGGCACGGCGTCTCCACCCGGCTGATCATGTGCTTCCTGCGCGACGAGTCCGCCGAGTCCGCCCTGGAGACCCTCGAGGCCGCCAAGCCGTATCTGGACCGGATCACCGGCGTGGGCCTGGACTCCGCCGAGGTCGGGCACCCGCCGGTGAAGTTCCGCGAGGTCTACGAGGCCGCCGCCGCGCTCGGCCTGCGCCGGGTCGCGCACGCCGGTGAGGAGGGCCCGCCGGAGTACATCACCGAGGCCCTGGACGTCCTCGGCGTCGAGCGGATCGACCACGGCCTGCGCTGCATGGAGGACCCGGCCCTGGTCGAGCGGCTGGTGCGCGACCGGGTCCCGCTGACGCTGTGCCCGCTGTCGAACGTCCGGCTGCGCACCGTCGACACCCTCGCCGACCACCCGCTGCCCGCCATGCTGGACGCCGGGCTGCTGTGCACGGTCAACTCCGACGACCCGGCCTACTTCGGCGGCTACGCGGGCGACAACTTCGACGCCGTGCGCGAGACGCTGGGCCTGGGCGAGGAGCGGTTGCGCGAACTCGCCCGCAACTCCTTCCTCGCCTCCTTCCTGGAGGACGACGAGGAGCGGCGCAAGCGGTGCCTCGCCGAGGTGGAGGCGTACGAGTTCGGCGCTTAGGGTCTTTTGTTCGGATCGGGCCGGATCAGGGAGCGGGGTCTGGTGCCGTGCATCATCGCAAGGCGGACGAGGGCGCCATGGCAACCGACGACGACGCGGCGGTGGGGGTCCCTCCCGCGCGAGCGAAGCCGAGCGTGGGGGAAGGGTGCCAGACCCCGCGAGCCCGGCCT
It contains:
- a CDS encoding ribonuclease Z, with translation MSVRELVVLGTASQVPTRHRNHNGYLLRWDGEGILFDPGEGTQRQMLRAGVAAHDLNRICVTHFHGDHSLGLAGVIQRVNLDQVPHEITAHFPRSGRRFFDRLRYATAYRETVGITEAPVAADGVLAATPAYTLEARKLSHPVESYGYRLVEPDGRRMLPERLAAHGIKGPDVGRLQREGALGGVTLEDVSEVRRGQRFAFVMDTRLCDGVHALAEGCDLLVIESTFLDEDEPLAVEHGHLTAGQAARAARDAGVRHLVLTHFSQRYTDPEEFERQARAAGYEGELTVARDLLRVPVPKRR
- a CDS encoding adenosine deaminase, encoding MPLPKAELHLHIEGTLEPELAFELAARNGVPLPYADTGELREAYRFEDLQSFLNLYYELMAVLRTERDFEELADAYLARAAAQGVRHAEIFFDPQAHLSRGVAMGTVVEGLWRALGRSEDRHGVSTRLIMCFLRDESAESALETLEAAKPYLDRITGVGLDSAEVGHPPVKFREVYEAAAALGLRRVAHAGEEGPPEYITEALDVLGVERIDHGLRCMEDPALVERLVRDRVPLTLCPLSNVRLRTVDTLADHPLPAMLDAGLLCTVNSDDPAYFGGYAGDNFDAVRETLGLGEERLRELARNSFLASFLEDDEERRKRCLAEVEAYEFGA